In Colletotrichum higginsianum IMI 349063 chromosome 3, whole genome shotgun sequence, a genomic segment contains:
- a CDS encoding Glutamate dehydrogenase has product MSNLPVEPEFEQAYNELVSTLENSSLFTQYPEYKTALEVVSIPERVIQFRVVWEDDKGKLQVNRGYRVQFNSALGPYKGGLRFHPTVNLSVLKFLGFEQIFKNALTGLNMGGGKGGADFDPKGKSDAEIRRFCVAFMRQLSKHIGADTDVPAGDIGVSGREIGWLFGTYRQERNKFEGVLTGKGLTWGGSLIRPEATGYGVVYYVEQMLKYAGKGTFAGKRVAISGSGNVAQYAALKCIELGATVVSLSDSHGCLVAEGDAAFTPEQIENIADLKVQRKSLTEFDHKGSFMYIKGARPWTHVGKVDIALPSATQNEVSKEEAEALVAAGVIAIAEGSNMGCTQEAIDVFEAHRKEKGAEAVWYAPGKAANCGGVAVSGLEMAQNSQRLSWSREEVDQKLKDIMTAAFENGVNTAKEYVKGGESELPSLVAGSNIAGFVKVARAMHDQGDWWN; this is encoded by the exons ATGTCCAACCTCCCCGTGGAGCCCGAGTTCGAGCAGGCCTACAACG AGTTGGTCAGCACCCTCGAGAACAGCTCCCTCTTCACCCAGTACCCCGAGTACAAGACCGCCCTCGAGGTCGTCTCCATTCCCGAGCGCGTCATCCAGTTCCGCGTCGTCTGGGAAGATGACAAGGGCAAGCTCCAGGTCAACCGCGGCTACAGAGTCCAGTTCAACTCGGCCCTGGGACCCTACAAGGGAGGCTTGAGATTCCACCCCACCGTCAACCTGTCGGTTCTCAAGTTCCTCGGTTTCGAGCAGATCTTCAAGAATGCTCTGACTGGCC TCAACATGGGCGGTGGCAAGGGTGGTGCCGACTTCGACCCCAAGGGCAAGAGCGATGCCGAGATCCGTCGCTTCTGCGTCGCTTTCATGCGCCAGCTCAGCAAGCACATCGGTGCCGACACCGACGTTCCTGCTGGTGATATCGGCGTCTCCGGTCGCGAGATTGGCTGGCTCTTTGGCACCTACCGCCAGGAGCGCAACAAGTTCGAAGGCGTCCTTACCGGCAAGGGCCTCACCTGGGGCGGCAGTTTGATCCGCCCGGAGGCTACCGGCTACGGTGTCGTCTACTACGTCGAGCAGATGCTTAAGTACGCCGGCAAGGGCACCTTCGCCGGCAAGAGGGTCGCCATTTCTGGATCCGGTAATGTCGCGCAGTACGCAGCGCTCAAGTGCATTGAGCTTGGTGCCACCGTCGTCTCCCTGTCCGACTCGCATGGctgcctcgtcgccgagggcgacgctGCCTTCACCCCCGAGCAGATCGAGAACATTGCCGACCTCAAGGTTCAGCGCAAGTCTTTGACCGAGTTCGACCACAAGGGCTCTTTCATGTACATCAAGGGTGCCCGCCCCTGGACCCACgtcggcaaggtcgacatCGCCCTGCCTTCCGCCACCCAGAATGAGGTttccaaggaggaggccgaggcgctcgtcgccgccggcgtcattGCCATCGCTGAAGGCTCCAACATGGGCTGCACTCAGGAGGCCATTGACGTTTTCGAGGCCCACcgcaaggagaagggcgccgaggccgtgtGGTACGCCCccggcaaggccgccaacTGCGGTGGTGTTGCCGTCTCTGGCCTTGAGATGGCCCAGAACAGCCAGCGTCTGAGCTGGTCCCGCGAGGAAGTTGACCAGAAGCTTAAGGACATCATGACTGCCGCTTTCGAGAACGGTGTCAACACCGCGAAGGAATACgtcaagggcggcgagagcgAGCTCCCCAGCTTGGTCGCTGGCAGCAACAtcgccggcttcgtcaaGGTTGCGCGCGCCATGCACGACCAGGGTGACTGGTGGAACTAA
- a CDS encoding Glucose-methanol-choline oxidoreductase yields the protein MAPMATTVDPINSIEPINVDKANGFHAENNGAHVNGHNGHNGSTPRQNGFSPASTDSRPPTSSSRSYQEDTPSNGIRYSRSHRIPTFGIHEEDNGPRSRGYANIRTYADDARRQYPRISKPVELMRSSYDCVVIGSGYGGAVAASRLARCKDANGKRQSVCVLERGQEKWPGEYPTGVLDAFDEVHVSGEFAPGWLPSTTIERGDPTGMYHLIFGKGLNAVVGNGLGGTSLMNANVFLEANEATLSMPIWPKVIREDPGSLKKFYQRAREVLEPTEYPDDWPELPKVKLFKKQAAALGLANKFKMVPQTTRFRNGPNSTGVEMSPSALTGQDCTGLNDGSKTTTLVTYLADAWNWGAEMFCESEVRYIKKADPSVGGYLIFFAWHGRNRGHFKANLHGDLMWVHAKECVFLGAGAIGSTEILLRSKEMGLPMSPRVGENMSGNGDMLGFGYNMDEEANAIGTPFPSPYNPVGPTINSIIDDREGHENPLDGYVIQEGAIPRSMTPFLQTLLEMMPGNIEATGEPLHERVRSAFARYSSHLFGAYRQGGSMDNTQVYLVMSHDSSQAMLTLKDDKPVLEFLGVGRSDHVRKLNDLLAKATQAVGGTFVNNPFHALMGGQQVTVHPIGGACMARDDTGATGVTNDVGEVFAGDEDETHPGLVVTDGSVIPGAIGVNPFATITALAERSVDAYIHRKNLKIHPNKNGILDLFGEPKFAPKNNRDTEKLSVESQKIHEAKSLIHHASRSKAGGFGFTEVMSGFVHGDDGLVADKRATYELAYRTAKSLCESARFFLSVQAFNTKSMIKEPDHSAMLTGTFVCPTIRGSPFMVQRGDFNLFILDQKAPGTRNMTYDFDLRGVNGEKYHFHGYKVVDSSVALAPFQFWKATSTLYVTVSEPNRSLDVTDDCEEPWRLGRVIAKGIMHIQPADFVSQIMTMTPTGSSLIRKAYSAASFLTYFTRKSLSLFLAPFTPLQYPSVTYNGYVNDTPPTASFVIVARDGVKTRMHMWEPTNPSIEPKNLFMIPGAAVDHQIYALPTIKYNAVNYFTRAGYRVFIAVHRIGQLMVAQNNWTTYDARLDMQACLEYIREKYAEGNSPDNKVYCIAHCMGSVAFSCGLLDGTIPSSWVHGITGSQVFMNPIWTTLNMAKVMAGPIPLDRMYKMVLGNWFSCSTAKDDSFLQRALNEALRLYPEERKEICNNASCHRCTLVFGRCWNHNNLNEATHRQIDRFFGGVNMTQLHLLMKQGFEGHVMTNGPLFRPLTTTENIRRLRGIPVMLFVGRDNAVLTPEATERTYEILCDTFGSHGGDGRKGLQYRRRVVPGYGHLDCWMGRNAWKDVYPFVREEVDRVVRGEDYHFDDPEDKFSRMVDSGELLY from the exons ATGGCTCCGATGGCTACTACCGTTGATCCAATAAACAGCATTGAGCCCATCAACGTCGATAAGGCCAATGGGTTTCACGCAGAAAACAACGGCGCTCATGTCAACGGCCACAATGGCCACAATGGCTCAACTCCCAGACAGAACGGCTTCTCGCCTGCCTCGACAGACTCACGCCCTCCCACGTCGTCATCCCGTTCGTATCAAGAGGATACCCCGTCCAACGGGATCAGATACAGCAGATCCCATAGAATCCCGACGTTCGGCATCCATGAAGAGGATAACGGTCCCAGGTCAAGGGGCTATGCGAACATCCGCACATATGCTGATGATGCTCGGAGACAGTACCCCCGCATCTCAAAGCCCGTGGAGTTGATGCGCAGCAGTTATGACTGTGTTGTCATCGGCTCGGGCTACGgcggtgctgttgctgcaTCCCGTCTTGCCCGCTGTAAAGATGCGAACGGGAAGCGCCAGTCGGTCTGTGTACTGGAACGAGGCCAGGAGAAGTGGCCTGGCGAATACCCCACCGGAGTTCTCGATGCTTTCGACGAGGTCCACGTCTCTGGCGAGTTCGCCCCTGGGTGGCTTCCAAGTACCACCATTGAAAGGGGTGACCCGACGGGCATGTATCACTTAATATTTGGAAAGGGGCTCAACGCAGTTGTCGGCAACG GCCTCGGAGGAACTAGTCTGATGAACGCTAACGTCTTCCTCGAGGCGAACGAGGCCACCCTGTCCATGCCTATCTGGCCAAAGGTCATCAGGGAGGACCCCGGAAGTCTCAAGAAGT TCTACCAGAGAGCCAGGGAGGTTCTCGAGCCCACCGAGTATCCAGACGATTGGCCTGAGCTTCCCAAAGTTAAGCTCTTCAAGAAACAAGCAGCTGCTCTTGGCCTTGCGAACAAGTTCAAAATGGTGCCCCAAACGACCAGATTCCGAAATGGCCCCAACAGCACCGGCGTGGAGATGTCCCCATCAGCTTTGACCGGCCAGGACTGCACTGGTCTCAACGACGGATCCAAGACGACTACCCTGGTGACATATCTGGCAGACGCCTGGAACTGGGGCGCAGAGATGTTTTGCGAGAGCGAGGTCCGATacatcaagaaggccgacCCCAGTGTCGGCGGTTACCTTATCTTTTTCGCCTGGCATGGTCGCAACAGGGGTCACTTCAAAGCAAACCTCCATGGCGACTTGATGTGGGTTCATGCCAAAGAGTGTGTCTTCCTGGGCGCCGGTGCCATCGGCAGTACCGAGATTCTTCTCCGTAGCAAGGAGATGGGTCTGCCAATGAGCCCACGCGTTGGCGAGAACATGAGTGGCAACGGTGACATGCTGGGCTTCGG atacaacatggacGAAGAAGCGAACGCAATCGGAACGCCCTTCCCGAGTCCGTATAACCCGGTCGGTCCCACGATTAACTCCATCATTGATGATCGTGAGGGGCATGAGAACCCGCTCGATGGGTACGTGATCCAGGAGGGCGCGATTCCCCGGTCAATGACACCATTCCTCCAAACACTGTTGGAGATGATGCCCGGAAACATCGAGGCCACTGGGGAGCCACTGCATGAGAGAGTGCGTTCCGCCTTCGCCCGATATTCAAGCCACTTGTTCGGCGCCTACCGCCAGGGCGGATCAATGGACAACACGCAGGTCTACCTGGTCATGTCCCACGACAGCAGTCAGGCGATGCTCACTCTCAAGGATGACAAGCCGGTTCTCGAGTTCCTCGGAGTCGGACGCAGCGATCATGTCCGGAAGCTCAACGACTTGTTGGCCAAGGCCACCCAAGCTGTTGGCGGAACATTTGTCAACAACCCATTCCATGCCTTGATGGGAGGTCAACAGGTGACTGTTCATCCTATCGG TGGGGCATGCATGGCTCGAGATGACACTGGTGCCACCGGCGTGACGAacgatgtcggcgaggtattcgccggggacgaggaTGAAACCCACCCCGGTCTGGTTGTGACTGATGGCTCCGTCATTCCCGGCGCCATCGGTGTCAACCCCTTCGCCACCATCACGGCCCTCGCTGAGCGTTCTGTCGACGCCTACATCCACAGGAAGAACCTCAAGATCCACCCCAACAAGAACGGCATCCTGGACCTTTTTGGCGAGCCCAAGTTCGCACCAAAGAACAACCGAGACACGGAAAAGCTCAGCGTCGAGTCACAGAAGATCCACGAGGCAAAGTCGCTGATCCATCACGCCAGCAGGTCAAAGGCAGGGGGCTTTGGCTTCACTGAGGTCATGTCGGGATTCGTCCACGGTGATGACGGGCTAGTTGCCGACAAGCGCGCCACCTATGAGCTGGCTTACCGGACGGCCAAGAGCCTGTGCGAGAGCGCGAGGTTCTTCCTTAGCGTCCAGGCCTTCAACACGAAGTCCATGATCAAGGAGCCGGATCACTCGGCCATGTTGACGGGAACCTTTGTCTGTCCCACCATCCGCGGGTCTCCGTTCATGGTTCAACGAGGCGACTTTAACCTCTTCATTCTCGATCAGAAGGCTCCCGGAACCCGGAACATGACCTACGACTTTGATCTGCGAggcgtcaacggcgagaagTATCACTTCCATGGGTACAAGGTTGTCGATTCTTCCGTCGCGCTGGCCCCGTTCCAGTTCTGGAAGGCCACCAGCACCCTCTACGTCACCGTCTCCGAGCCGAACCGCAGTCTGGATGTCACCGATGATTGCGAAGAACCGTGGCGTCTCGGAAGGGTCATCGCCAAGGGCATCATGCACATCCAGCCCGCCGACTTCGTCTCCCAGATCATGACCATGACGCCGACGGGCAGCAGTCTCATCAGGAAGGCGTACAGCgcggcgagcttcttgacCTACTTCACCCGCAAGTCGCTGTCTCTCTTCCTTGCGCCCTTCACCCCTCTGCAGTACCCCAGCGTCACCTACAACGGTTACGTCAACGACACCCCCCCGACCGCGTCGTTTGTCATCGTCGCTcgcgacggcgtcaagaCGCGGATGCACATGTGGGAGCCGACCAACCCCAGCATCGAGCCCAAGAACCTCTTCATGATCCCGGGTGCCGCCGTGGACCATCAGATCTACGCGCTGCCCACGATCAAGTATAATGCGGTCAACTACTTCACGCGCGCTGGCTACCGCGTCTTCATCGCAGTCCACCGCATCGGCCAGCTGATGGTTGCCCAGAACAACTGGACAACCTACGACGCTCGGCTCGACATGCAGGCCTGCCTAGAGTACATCCGTGAGAAGTACGCCGAGGGGAACTCTCCGGACAACAAGGTCTACTGCATCGCCCACTGCATGGGCAGCGTCGCCTTCTCGtgcggcctcctcgacggcaccATCCCCTCGAGCTGGGTTCACGGCATCACTGGCAGCCAGGTCTTCATGAACCCCATCTGGACGACCCTCAACATGGCCAAGGTCATGGCGGGCCCGATCCCGCTCGACAGGATGTACAAGATGGTGCTAGGAAACTGGTTCTCCTGCAGCACGGCCAAGGATGACAGCTTCCTCCAGCGGGCCCTCAACGAGGCGTTGCGGCTGTACCcggaggagaggaaggagaTCTGTAACAACGCCAGCTGCCATCGTTGCACGCTCGTCTTCGGCCGGTGCTGGAACCACAACAATCTCAACGAGGCAACGCACAGGCAGATTGACCGCTTCTTCGGTGGCGTCAACATGACACAGTTGCACCTCCTCATGAAGCAGGGGTTCGAGGGCCACGTTATGACCAACGGCCCGCTCTTCCGGCCTCTCACGACGACGGAGAACATCCGCAGACTCAGGGGCATCCCCGTCATGCTCTTCGTCGGGCGCGACAACGCCGTGCTGACCCCCGAGGCGACAGAGCGCACGTACGAGATCCTGTGCGACACGTTCGGGTCCCACGGCGGAGATGGCCGGAAGGGGCTGCAGTATCGTCGCCGCGTCGTCCCCGGGTACGGCCACCTAGACTGCTGGATGGGCCGTAACGCGTGGAAGGACGTATATCCCTTTGTCAGGGAGGAGGTTGACCGTGTCGTCCGCGGGGAGGATTACCACTTTGACGACCCCGAGGACAAGTTCTCCCGCATGGTGGACAGCGGCGAGCTTCTGTACTAG